One segment of Struthio camelus isolate bStrCam1 chromosome 25, bStrCam1.hap1, whole genome shotgun sequence DNA contains the following:
- the SCRN2 gene encoding secernin-2 — MAGREPAPSSCDCFVALPPATAAPAVIFGKNADRPRDEVQEVVYFPAALHGPGEKVQCTYIEIEQAERTHAVVLSRPAWLWGAEMGANEHGVCVGNEGVWTREAVGEEEALLGMDLVRLALERGSSAREAVEVIAALLERHGQGGSCKEEPTPFAYHNTFLLADRTEAWVLETAGPYWAAQQIREGSRNISNQLSIGTDITAEHAGLRQRAQSQGWWSGAGEFSFAEVFSLAQQPVRMEAAKARYRAGKELLRQHAGHVTAETFMAILRDKASGICVDSEGFRTAGSMVSVLPQDPALPCIHFFTATPDPSRSVFKPFVFVAGLKPAPQVRSPSFADDPARKIPRFQSRVDRRHELYRRHQAALELMESNPEQGQKLQQTLWDLERQGLEAVNALLAGTMAPSPEELAELFFDCVDTEMKFYK, encoded by the exons ATGGCGGGGCGGGAGCCCGCGCCCTCGTCCTGCGACTGCTTCGTGGCCCTGCCGCCGGCCACCGCGGCGCCGGCCGTGATCTTCGGCAAGAACGCCGACCGGCCGCGGGATGAGGTGCAGGAGGTCGTGTACTTCCCCGCCGCGCTCCATGGCCCTGGGGAGAAAGTCCAG TGCACGTACATAGAGATCGAGCAGGCGGAGCGGACCCACGCCGTGGTGCTGAGCCGCCCGGCCTGGCTGTGGGGCGCCGAGATGGGCGCCAACGAGCACGGCGTCTGCGTGGGCAACGAAGGTGTGTGGACCCGCGAGGCCGTCGGCGAGGAAGAGGCGCTGCTGGGCATGGACCTGgtgag GCTGGCTCTGGAGCGGGGCAGCTCGGCCCGCGAGGCCGTGGAGGTGATCGCGGCCTTGCTGGAGCGGCACGGCCAGGGCGGCAGCTGCAAGGAGGAGCCCACGCCGTTCGCCTACCACAACACCTTCCTCCTGGCCGACCGCACCGAGGCCTGGGTGCTGGAGACGGCCGGCCCGTACTGGGCAGCTCAGCAGATCAGAG AGGGGAGCCGCAACATCTCCAACCAGCTCAGCATCGGCACGGACATCACGGCCGAGCATGCAGGGCTGCGGCAGCGCGCCCAGAGCCAGGGCTGGTGGAGCGGGGCCGGGGAGTTCAGCTTCGCCGAGGTCTTCTCCCTGGCGCAGCAGCCCGTCCGCATGGAGGCTGCTAAGGCCCGCTACCGCGCCGGCAAGGAGCTGCTGCGGCAACATGCAG GCCATGTCACAGCAGAGACCTTCATGGCCATCCTCCGGGACAAGGCCAGCGGGATCTGCGTGGACTCGGAGGGCTTCCGCACGGCAGGCAGCATGGTGTCCGTGCTGCCCCAGGaccctgccttgccctgcatcCACTTCTTCACGGCCACCCCCGACCCCTCCAG ATCCGTGTTCAAACCCTTCGTCTTTGTGGCCGGCCTCAAGCCTGCACCCCAGGTGAGATCTCCCAGCTTTGCTGATGACCCCGCCAGGAAGATCCCACGGTTCCAGAGCAGAGTCGATCGGCGGCATGAGCTCTACCGCCGGCATCAGGCAGCGCTGGAGCTGATGGAGAGCAATCCG GAGCAGGGCCAGAAGCTCCAGCAAACGCTGTGGGACCTGGAGAGGCAGGGCTTGGAGGCGGTGAACGCGCTGCTGGCGGGGACCATGGCTCCGAGCCCGGAGGAGCTCGCCGAGCTCTTCTTTGACTGTGTGGACACAGAGATGAAGTTTTACAAATAA
- the LRRC46 gene encoding leucine-rich repeat-containing protein 46 — translation MAELGETLLGGLEQTPPGVTLTDTLVASRNLPQPMATESPESRCKALMALSTVRLDRENICAIGRLQSLQEVHSLYLQQNRIEKIENLSCFPQLRFLSLAGNRIRKVENLRPLQHLHFLDLSQNQIETLDPDELPRSLRLLDLTGNECTHQDGYRELVLGALPQLLQLDTQPVPGCLDPATDEEEEEGSSSSSEDEEDESLSELSSPFTAGKDFFPALHRELARRSQRRQREALDEHETRVEELEERQGLLLSPTPLGSADADTHLALNPGREGAAFTTALGPGRPQPCPQAKPGTQKPPPPGVGSQRACPQPERVPSGSQSRIKAQQGETRATAQPRGAKK, via the exons ATGGCTGAGCTGGGGGAGACCCTGCTGGGGG GCCTGGAGCAGACACCTCCAGGGGTGACCCTCACCGACACCCTCGTCGCTTCAAGGAACCTGCCCCAGCCGATGGCGACTGAGAGCCCAGAGAGCCG ATGTAAGGCGCTGATGGCCCTCTCGACTGTCCGCTTGGATCGGGAGAACATCTGTGCTATTGGGAGGCTCCAGAGCCTGCAGGAGGTTCACAGCCTTTACCTGCAGCAG aacagaattGAGAAGATTGAGAACCTGAGCTGCTTTCCCCAACTGCG GTTCCTCTCTCTGGCTGGAAATCGCATCCGCAAAGTGGAAAACCTGCGGCCTCTGCAACACCTGCACTTCCTGGATTTGTCCCAGAACCAGATAGAGACACTGGACCCAG ATGAGCTGCCCCGGAGCCTCCGTCTCCTCGACTTAACAGGAAATGAATGCACCCACCAAGACGGATACAG GGAGCTGGTGTTGGGAGCCCTGCCCCAACTCCTGCAGCTGGACACCCAGCCTGTCCCTGGCTGCCTGGACCCTGCcacagatgaggaagaggaggaaggaagttcTTCCAGCAGTGAGGATGAAGAGGATGAGTCCCTCTCTGAGCTGAGCAGCCCTTTCACTGCAGGCAAAG ATTTCTTCCCGGCTCTGCACCGGGAGCTGGCCAGGCGCTCgcagaggaggcagagggaggcattGGACGAACACGAAACCCgtgtggaggagctggaggagcgtCAGGGCCTGCTGCTGTCTCCCACACCACTCGGCTCAGCGGACGCAGATACCCACCTAGCCCTGAAcccaggaagggaaggagcagcctTTACCACAGCCCTAGGCCCCGGGCggccccagccctgtccccaagCAAAGCCGGGGACACAGAAGCCACCACCGCCGGGAGTCGGCAGCCAGCGTGCCTGCCCGCAGCCAGAGCGAGTTCCCAGTGGGAGCCAGAGCCGGATCAAGGCCCAGCAAGGGGAGACTCGCGCCACAGCCCAGCCCAGAGGAGCAAAGAAATAG
- the MRPL10 gene encoding large ribosomal subunit protein uL10m, translating into MAALSGGGPWRRGWLPALQLVRHGSKAVTRHWKAMHFQRQKLMAVTEYLAPKPLIPEQCLPPKKEVVKEAEEDNGYVRLLRRLVAEAFRDNRMIVVCQYNPMPNEDMLLMRHYLRKHNIEVKFFLNEIVRPVLSQSKYKNLLPLFVGRNILLVSPETKVKEMLRVLKGVPQINLLGACIDDTILSKKGVENFAKLPSLEASQGQTVGALALLPSQTCSLLQRGSVHLTALLDEYIKQLQAGAEATAGSPTKPALSQSSEAH; encoded by the exons atggcggcgctgAGCGGCGGCGGGCCGTGGCGGCGGG GCTGGCTGCCCGCCCTGCAGCTCGTCCGCCACGGCTCCAAGGCGGTCACTCGCCACTGGAAGGCCATGCACTTCCAGCGCCAGAAGCTGATGGCTGTCACCGAGTACCTGGCCCCGAAGCCGCTCATCCCCGAGCAGTGTCTGCCCCCCAAGAAGGAAGTGGtcaaggaggcagaggag GATAACGGCTACGTCAGGCTGTTACGGCGACTGGTAGCAGAGGCATTCCGGGACAACAGGATGATTGTGGTGTGTCAGTACAACCCCATGCCCAACGAAGATATGCTGCTCATGAGACACTACCTCCGGAAGCACAACATTGAGGTCAAGTTTTTCCTGAATGAG ATTGTCAGACCTGTGCTGTCCCAGTCCAAGTACAAGAATCTCCTCCCTCTCTTTGTGGGACGCAATATCCTGCTAGTGAGCCCAGAAACCAAGGTGAAAGAAATGCTGCGAGTCTTGAAGGGTGTGCCACAAATCAACCTCCTGG GCGCCTGCATCGACGACACCATCCTGAGCAAGAAAGGGGTGGAGAACTTTGCCAAACTGCCCTCCCTGGAGGCTTCCCAAGGGCAGACGGTGggtgccctggccctgctgccctcccagacgtgctccctgctgcagcgCGGCTCGGTGCACCTCACGGCCCTGCTGGATGAGTACATCaaacagctgcaggctggggctgaggcGACTGCTGGGAGCCCCACGAAGCCAGCGCTTTCCCAGAGCTCGGAGGCCCACTGA